The following are from one region of the Arcobacter defluvii genome:
- the peaB gene encoding quinohemoprotein amine dehydrogenase maturation protein, which translates to MSNNEFKVNRQNFRIVKKDNENLLFHVPTTSLFEIDETNEKLLNRLDNKESKITDFSKEELVELEKLNIIGNIEKQEYIEVKNFPATTLILNVASGCNLSCTYCYKADLTTLKNSGNMSFETATAAIEQLYAGAANQKVYNVTFFGGEPLSNFALIKEVTTFAVKFFKEKNALVDFTMTTNATLLTKEIIEFLKAFKFGITISIDGPKAIHNKTRLTNAGTGSYETVRKKVEMLLSLYNDRPIGARVTLTRGVTQIEEIWDHLYNELKFTEVGFAPATASDNAMFNLSEFELLKVFEGFKEMGEKYINSALKDEFNGFSNLHRLLGDIHAGRKKKLPCGAGVGLLSVSYDGNFDLCHRFTGSDFGNFGNIKTGLDKPKLSNFIEKRLNKKDGDCSTCHIRNLCAGGCYHESYIRYNDPTKAVLHYCDIMRDWIDFGLYAYSKIRNNNPKFFDLYFKEEKGDVNGLI; encoded by the coding sequence ATGAGTAATAATGAGTTTAAAGTAAATAGACAAAATTTTAGAATTGTTAAAAAAGATAATGAGAATTTACTTTTTCATGTACCAACAACTTCACTTTTTGAAATTGATGAAACAAATGAGAAGTTGTTAAATAGATTAGATAATAAAGAGTCTAAAATAACTGATTTTTCCAAAGAAGAATTAGTTGAGTTAGAAAAACTAAATATCATTGGAAATATCGAAAAACAAGAGTATATAGAAGTTAAAAACTTTCCTGCAACTACACTTATTTTAAATGTAGCATCAGGTTGTAATCTTAGTTGTACTTATTGTTATAAAGCAGACTTAACTACTTTGAAAAATAGTGGAAATATGAGTTTTGAAACTGCAACTGCTGCAATTGAACAGCTTTATGCAGGGGCAGCTAATCAAAAAGTTTATAATGTAACTTTTTTTGGTGGAGAGCCTTTGAGTAATTTTGCTTTGATTAAAGAAGTTACGACTTTTGCAGTTAAATTTTTCAAAGAGAAAAATGCACTTGTTGATTTTACAATGACAACAAACGCGACACTATTAACAAAAGAGATAATAGAGTTTTTAAAAGCTTTTAAGTTTGGAATTACAATTAGTATTGATGGACCAAAAGCAATACACAATAAAACTAGACTTACAAATGCTGGAACTGGAAGTTATGAAACAGTTAGAAAAAAAGTAGAGATGCTTTTAAGTTTATATAATGATAGACCAATAGGTGCAAGAGTAACACTAACGCGCGGAGTTACTCAGATTGAAGAGATTTGGGACCATTTATATAATGAACTAAAATTTACAGAAGTTGGATTTGCACCAGCAACTGCAAGTGATAATGCTATGTTTAATCTAAGTGAATTTGAACTTTTAAAAGTATTTGAAGGTTTCAAAGAAATGGGAGAAAAATATATAAATTCAGCTTTAAAAGATGAATTTAATGGTTTTTCAAATCTACATAGATTACTTGGCGACATTCATGCAGGAAGAAAGAAAAAACTTCCTTGTGGTGCAGGTGTTGGATTATTATCAGTTAGTTATGATGGAAATTTTGATTTATGCCATAGATTTACTGGAAGTGATTTTGGTAATTTTGGAAATATAAAAACAGGGCTTGATAAACCAAAACTATCAAATTTTATTGAAAAAAGATTAAATAAAAAAGATGGGGATTGTTCAACTTGTCATATTAGAAATCTATGTGCAGGAGGTTGTTATCATGAAAGTTATATTAGATACAACGACCCTACAAAAGCGGTGCTTCATTACTGCGATATTATGAGAGACTGGATAGATTTTGGATTATATGCTTATTCAAAGATTAGAAATAATAATCCAAAGTTTTTTGATTTGTATTTTAAAGAAGAAAAAGGAGATGTAAATGGGCTTATTTAA
- the qhpC gene encoding quinohemoprotein amine dehydrogenase subunit gamma: MGLFKPLNPKADLLNKSIKDGREKEVVAMQSIVGCSSTFDPGWEVDAFGGVGGLCQPMEADLYGCSEPCWWPTQVPDIISNPEWSKGSPSAAKEWRNLSSVYPLEK, from the coding sequence ATGGGCTTATTTAAACCTTTAAATCCAAAAGCAGATTTATTAAATAAATCTATAAAAGATGGAAGAGAAAAAGAAGTTGTTGCAATGCAAAGTATTGTTGGATGTTCTTCGACATTTGACCCAGGTTGGGAAGTTGATGCCTTTGGTGGAGTAGGGGGACTTTGTCAACCAATGGAAGCGGATCTTTATGGGTGTTCTGAACCTTGTTGGTGGCCAACACAAGTTCCAGATATCATAAGTAATCCAGAATGGAGTAAAGGTTCTCCATCAGCTGCAAAAGAGTGGAGAAATTTATCTTCAGTATATCCATTAGAAAAATAA
- the peaD gene encoding quinohemoprotein amine dehydrogenase subunit beta, which produces MKKTSLITIFLLGLFIGGCSINQPIISDNKIEYKQLKKDRDYIISISKKNELHIIDGKTEKVYKTCKLEGTFSTAAMIVSPDGRKVYALQDAWQAIYGYDLNSCENFFSAKLHSENLRAPSIFSLALSNDGKELYSISNPTKILNDSYEIQQPIFKTFDTSSGLNAKEIDSFEVPRQITIMMTSRDGTIYAAGPNLYKINPKSHKIDIAKKLRNWDRPNYSVPDILALWPSGQISNEMLLLYVASKYSDETKKVDTAEQVWGATRVNLNTGEIEQGDFAPLENLMFTGMTDPLDSNILYGVLTDLTKFDRKNQKVIKRVWLDHTYYQINFSTDGSKIYLGGTYNDIAVYDPKTLKKLNNIQLPEGDVALGTMQVFRVK; this is translated from the coding sequence ATGAAAAAAACTTCTTTAATAACAATATTTTTATTAGGCTTATTTATAGGTGGATGTAGTATAAATCAACCTATTATATCAGATAATAAAATTGAATATAAACAGTTAAAAAAAGATAGAGATTATATTATTTCAATAAGTAAAAAAAATGAACTTCATATCATAGATGGGAAAACTGAAAAAGTGTATAAAACATGTAAATTAGAAGGAACTTTTAGCACAGCAGCGATGATTGTTTCTCCTGATGGAAGAAAAGTTTATGCATTACAAGATGCATGGCAAGCTATTTATGGCTATGATTTAAATAGTTGTGAGAATTTTTTTAGTGCAAAATTACATTCTGAAAATTTAAGAGCTCCATCAATTTTTTCTTTAGCATTAAGTAATGATGGAAAAGAATTATATTCTATATCTAATCCAACAAAAATATTAAATGATAGTTATGAAATTCAACAGCCAATATTTAAAACATTTGATACTTCATCTGGATTAAATGCTAAAGAAATAGATAGTTTTGAAGTTCCAAGACAAATTACAATAATGATGACATCAAGGGATGGAACAATTTATGCAGCAGGACCAAATTTATATAAAATTAACCCTAAATCTCATAAAATTGATATTGCTAAAAAATTAAGAAATTGGGATAGACCTAATTATTCGGTTCCTGATATTCTAGCTTTATGGCCATCTGGTCAAATATCTAATGAAATGTTACTTTTATACGTAGCATCAAAATATAGTGATGAAACAAAAAAAGTTGATACTGCTGAACAAGTTTGGGGTGCAACGAGAGTTAATTTAAATACTGGAGAAATAGAACAAGGTGATTTTGCACCTTTAGAAAATCTTATGTTTACTGGAATGACAGATCCACTTGATTCAAATATTTTATATGGAGTTTTAACTGATTTAACAAAATTTGATAGAAAAAATCAAAAAGTTATTAAAAGAGTTTGGTTAGATCATACATATTATCAAATAAATTTTTCAACAGATGGTTCTAAAATTTATTTAGGTGGAACTTATAATGATATTGCAGTATATGATCCTAAAACATTAAAAAAATTAAATAATATTCAATTACCAGAAGGAGATGTTGCATTAGGTACAATGCAAGTGTTTAGAGTTAAATAA
- a CDS encoding ABC transporter permease produces the protein MLQRLLALIKKEILAIRNDKKSLMVVIIPPLVQVIIFSFAATLEVKNIDLVLLNQDGSQKSQELIRNLQGSNYIKSLKFVKSYEEGKEKIDIQDAIGFLIIPNNFAKNLEKGNSNIQLILDGRRSNTSQIVEGYLNQIILNYLKKDEITSKIHIIPRNFYNPNLDNFWWIVPSLFCSISMVVAMILTALSIAREKELGTFEQILVSPLNSVEILLGKLLPALIISTIESSFILFVAIFLFGVPLNGSIWLLYLSVVVFLFSMSGIGLFISSISNTQQQAILGSFIVMLPSFLLSGFATPISNMPAWLQTFTDFIPLKYYLELIKGIFLKDISFSIALNSLIPMFLFGIISLYGTLLFFKNKRS, from the coding sequence ATGTTACAAAGATTATTGGCTTTGATAAAAAAAGAGATTTTAGCTATCAGAAATGATAAAAAAAGTTTAATGGTAGTGATTATTCCTCCACTTGTGCAAGTAATTATTTTTTCATTTGCTGCAACTTTAGAAGTAAAAAATATAGATTTAGTTTTATTAAATCAAGATGGAAGTCAAAAAAGTCAAGAATTAATAAGAAATCTTCAAGGCTCAAACTATATAAAATCTTTAAAATTTGTAAAAAGTTATGAAGAGGGAAAAGAAAAAATTGATATTCAAGATGCAATTGGGTTTTTAATTATTCCAAATAATTTTGCAAAAAATTTAGAAAAAGGAAACTCAAATATTCAGCTAATACTTGATGGAAGACGTTCAAATACTTCTCAAATAGTTGAAGGTTATCTAAATCAAATAATTCTAAATTATTTAAAAAAAGATGAAATCACGTCAAAAATTCATATAATTCCAAGAAATTTTTATAATCCAAATTTAGATAATTTTTGGTGGATAGTTCCTTCTCTTTTTTGTTCCATTTCAATGGTTGTTGCCATGATTTTAACTGCTTTATCAATAGCTAGAGAAAAAGAGTTGGGAACATTTGAGCAGATTTTAGTTTCCCCTTTAAATTCTGTTGAAATACTTTTAGGGAAACTTCTTCCTGCACTTATTATAAGTACAATAGAATCAAGTTTTATACTTTTTGTCGCAATATTTCTTTTTGGTGTACCATTAAATGGCTCAATTTGGCTTTTATATTTAAGTGTTGTAGTTTTTTTATTTTCTATGTCTGGGATTGGTTTATTTATCTCTTCAATTTCAAATACTCAACAACAAGCAATTTTAGGAAGTTTTATAGTGATGTTACCCTCTTTTTTACTTTCAGGTTTCGCAACACCAATTTCAAATATGCCAGCATGGTTACAAACTTTCACTGATTTTATACCTTTAAAATATTATTTAGAACTTATAAAAGGTATATTTTTAAAAGATATTAGTTTTTCTATTGCTTTAAATAGTTTGATTCCAATGTTTTTATTTGGAATAATCTCTTTATATGGAACACTTTTATTTTTCAAAAATAAAAGGTCTTAA
- a CDS encoding ABC transporter permease has product MNFKRLKALLRKESLQVFKDPSSILIAFILPLILLFLMGYAVSLDARKIPIAIISKTNSELSQKLISSFISSRYFEVDLDKNRDFYIEKMQEGKIKAILSLNNDFGKNNNFDIQVITDGSEPNSAGLVQNYVNGVVKLWAKNNNIVNKENIQLLTRFWFNAPVSSRYFLLPGSIAVIMTLIGTLLTALVIAREWERGTMEALMATPATMSEIIVGKLIPYFILGMFSMLLCFVVAYFWYEIPFMGSFWILILLSAIYLFSSLSIGLLISTLAKNQFVAAQISIIAGFLPAFILSGFLFEIGNMPPWLQILTLIVPARYFVESLQTIFLAGNIYEIFISNIISMILIGAFFFLLVLKKSKKGL; this is encoded by the coding sequence ATGAATTTTAAAAGATTAAAAGCCCTTCTTAGAAAAGAGAGTTTGCAAGTATTTAAAGACCCTAGTTCTATTTTAATAGCTTTTATTTTACCCCTTATTTTACTTTTTTTGATGGGATATGCAGTTTCCTTAGATGCTAGAAAAATTCCTATTGCAATTATTTCAAAAACTAATAGTGAATTATCTCAAAAATTAATCTCATCTTTTATAAGTTCTCGTTATTTTGAAGTTGATTTAGATAAAAATAGAGATTTTTATATAGAAAAAATGCAAGAAGGAAAAATAAAAGCAATTTTGAGTTTAAATAATGATTTTGGAAAAAATAACAATTTTGACATACAAGTAATAACTGATGGAAGTGAACCAAACAGTGCTGGTCTTGTACAAAACTATGTAAATGGTGTCGTAAAACTTTGGGCTAAAAATAATAATATAGTGAATAAAGAAAATATTCAACTTCTAACTCGTTTTTGGTTTAATGCTCCTGTTTCTAGTAGATACTTTTTACTTCCTGGTTCAATTGCTGTTATTATGACTTTAATAGGAACACTTCTAACAGCTCTTGTAATTGCAAGAGAATGGGAGAGAGGAACAATGGAAGCACTAATGGCGACACCTGCAACTATGAGTGAAATCATTGTTGGAAAACTTATTCCTTATTTTATACTTGGGATGTTTTCTATGCTTTTATGTTTTGTTGTTGCATATTTTTGGTATGAAATACCATTTATGGGAAGTTTTTGGATTTTAATACTTCTAAGTGCAATTTATCTATTTTCGTCTTTAAGTATTGGATTACTTATTTCAACTTTAGCTAAAAATCAATTTGTTGCCGCTCAAATATCTATCATTGCAGGTTTTTTACCAGCTTTTATTCTTTCAGGCTTTTTATTTGAGATAGGAAATATGCCTCCTTGGCTTCAAATATTAACATTAATTGTTCCAGCAAGATATTTTGTAGAATCATTACAAACAATATTTTTAGCTGGAAATATATATGAAATATTTATTTCTAATATTATCTCTATGATTTTAATAGGCGCATTTTTCTTTTTATTAGTTTTAAAAAAGTCAAAAAAAGGTTTATAA
- a CDS encoding ATP-binding cassette domain-containing protein — protein MQVINAINLEKDFGNNKAIKKINFSISSGKITGLVGPDGAGKTTLIRMLTGLLTPSLGKLEVLNYQMPNTSSEFLQQIGYMPQKFGLYEDLSVFENLRLYANLQSIESLNFRIDELLEFTNLKKFKDRLAGNLSGGMKQKLGLACALIKKPKILLLDEPGVGVDPISRIELWEMVQELLKDDIAVVWSTSYLDEADICDEVILLNEGNCLYKGAPKDFRETMNTRVFLVSGEFLKKREALTTILEQEEILDAVLVGSKIRINLQKDKLLPKNILYTLGKNIKIEPINPIFEDAFVNILGEKTQAHSKLVENMKNFESSDKKLIEAKNLTKKFGDFVATDNIDFEIGQGEIFGFLGPNGAGKSTTFKMLCGLLTPTFGTAKVLGEDLYNSKATVRNSIGYMAQKFSLYGNLKIKDNLEFFSGIYGLKGKQRKEKIEEMIEIFDFKNYLFSNANTLPLGIKQRLALACSVMHEPRVLFLDEPTSGVDPITRKEFWTHINSLVKKGISIMVTTHFMDEAEYCDKIMLIYKGKAIANGTPDELKNLVGSQASMQDTFISLIRQYDKEEK, from the coding sequence ATGCAAGTAATTAATGCAATAAATTTAGAAAAAGATTTTGGAAATAATAAAGCTATAAAAAAAATAAATTTTTCTATCTCAAGTGGAAAAATTACAGGACTTGTGGGACCTGATGGTGCAGGAAAAACTACTCTTATTAGAATGCTAACAGGACTTTTAACTCCAAGTTTAGGAAAACTTGAAGTTTTAAACTATCAAATGCCAAATACATCAAGTGAGTTTTTGCAACAAATTGGTTATATGCCACAAAAGTTTGGCTTATATGAAGATTTATCTGTTTTTGAAAATCTAAGACTTTATGCAAATTTACAATCAATTGAAAGTCTTAATTTTCGAATAGATGAACTTTTAGAGTTTACTAATCTAAAGAAATTTAAAGATAGACTCGCAGGTAATCTTTCAGGTGGAATGAAACAAAAATTAGGACTTGCTTGTGCATTAATTAAAAAACCTAAAATACTTCTATTAGATGAACCTGGAGTTGGAGTTGATCCAATTTCAAGGATTGAGCTTTGGGAGATGGTTCAAGAACTTTTAAAAGATGATATAGCTGTTGTTTGGAGTACATCATATCTTGATGAAGCAGATATTTGTGATGAAGTAATTTTACTAAATGAAGGTAATTGTTTATACAAAGGGGCACCAAAAGATTTCAGAGAAACTATGAATACAAGAGTTTTTTTAGTAAGTGGAGAATTTTTAAAAAAAAGAGAAGCACTTACTACTATTTTAGAACAAGAAGAGATTTTAGATGCTGTATTAGTTGGTTCAAAAATTAGAATAAATTTGCAAAAAGATAAATTATTACCAAAAAATATTTTATATACTTTAGGAAAAAATATAAAAATTGAACCTATAAATCCTATATTTGAAGATGCTTTTGTAAATATTTTGGGTGAAAAAACTCAAGCTCATTCAAAACTTGTTGAAAATATGAAAAATTTTGAAAGTTCAGATAAAAAATTAATAGAAGCAAAAAATTTAACTAAAAAATTTGGAGATTTTGTTGCTACTGATAATATTGATTTTGAAATAGGTCAAGGTGAAATTTTTGGTTTTTTAGGACCAAATGGTGCAGGAAAATCTACAACTTTTAAAATGCTTTGTGGTTTACTAACCCCTACTTTTGGAACTGCAAAAGTTTTAGGTGAAGATTTATATAACTCAAAAGCAACTGTTCGAAACTCTATTGGTTATATGGCACAAAAATTCTCTTTATATGGAAATTTAAAAATCAAAGATAATTTGGAGTTTTTCTCAGGAATTTATGGATTAAAAGGAAAACAAAGAAAAGAAAAAATAGAAGAGATGATAGAAATTTTTGATTTTAAAAACTATCTATTTTCAAATGCAAATACCTTACCTCTGGGAATAAAACAAAGATTGGCCCTTGCTTGTTCAGTAATGCATGAACCAAGAGTTCTATTTTTAGATGAACCAACTTCTGGAGTTGATCCAATTACAAGAAAAGAATTTTGGACACATATAAATAGTTTAGTAAAAAAAGGAATATCCATAATGGTTACTACTCACTTCATGGATGAAGCTGAATATTGTGATAAAATTATGCTTATTTATAAAGGAAAAGCCATAGCAAATGGAACACCTGATGAACTTAAAAACTTAGTAGGTTCTCAAGCATCTATGCAAGATACATTTATTTCTTTAATTAGACAATATGATAAAGAAGAAAAATGA
- a CDS encoding HlyD family efflux transporter periplasmic adaptor subunit: MKKIAFIFLIIFISLILFFILKTYIKNSNNVDNKYYGNIDTRTVKVGFRFIGKIENITKDEGENVKKGETLVLLDNSSLKKSIKELEANIEASTIELSKLKSGFRDEEIQEAKATFDEATANLNKINDTYTRQKNLYKTKSTSEENFILSELNYKQALATLDKAKAAYELVKNGYRKEDILVQEAKLKALEAQKEKLEVDIKDSNIISPVDGVILNRYKEIGSITTAGESVLEIAKTDEFWVRAYIDENHLGDIKPNLKMLIFTDSRKEPYEGYIGFISPIAEFTPKNIETQELRADLVYSFRVIVKNSDDKLRQGMPVTLQIADNNASN; the protein is encoded by the coding sequence ATGAAAAAAATTGCTTTTATTTTTCTTATAATTTTTATTTCACTTATTTTGTTTTTTATATTAAAAACTTATATAAAAAATTCAAATAATGTAGATAATAAATATTATGGAAACATAGATACAAGAACAGTAAAAGTTGGTTTTAGATTTATTGGAAAAATTGAAAATATCACTAAAGATGAAGGTGAAAATGTAAAAAAAGGTGAAACTCTTGTACTTTTGGATAATTCAAGTTTAAAAAAATCTATAAAAGAACTTGAAGCAAATATTGAAGCTTCTACTATTGAACTATCAAAACTAAAATCAGGCTTTAGAGATGAAGAGATACAAGAAGCAAAAGCAACTTTTGATGAAGCAACTGCAAATTTAAATAAAATAAATGATACTTATACAAGACAAAAAAATCTTTATAAAACAAAATCTACATCTGAAGAGAATTTTATACTTTCTGAACTAAATTATAAACAAGCACTTGCTACTTTAGATAAAGCAAAAGCTGCTTATGAATTAGTTAAAAATGGTTATAGAAAAGAAGATATTTTAGTTCAAGAAGCAAAATTAAAAGCTTTAGAAGCACAGAAAGAAAAACTTGAAGTTGATATAAAAGATTCAAATATAATTTCACCTGTTGATGGTGTAATTCTTAATAGATACAAAGAAATTGGTTCAATTACAACTGCTGGTGAATCTGTACTTGAAATAGCAAAAACAGACGAATTTTGGGTGAGAGCTTATATTGATGAAAATCATTTAGGAGATATCAAACCAAATCTAAAAATGTTAATTTTTACTGATTCAAGAAAAGAACCTTATGAAGGATATATTGGTTTTATTTCACCTATTGCAGAATTTACTCCCAAAAATATAGAAACACAAGAATTAAGAGCAGATTTGGTTTATAGTTTTAGAGTTATTGTAAAAAATAGCGATGATAAACTAAGACAGGGAATGCCTGTAACTTTACAAATAGCTGATAATAATGCAAGTAATTAA
- a CDS encoding heat shock protein transcriptional repressor HspR, producing the protein METNSYIEPVYLISAVAEILNIHPQTLRQYEREGLIKPSRTNGKIRLYSQKDIDHIKYLLTLTRELGVNLAGVDIILQLNRRIEELEKDVHIFKSKIKSINSLSVVPDTKALVVQKSSFDMVIVKK; encoded by the coding sequence ATGGAAACAAATAGCTATATTGAACCTGTTTATTTAATCTCTGCTGTTGCAGAAATTTTAAATATTCATCCTCAAACATTAAGACAATATGAAAGAGAAGGACTTATAAAACCAAGTCGTACAAATGGGAAAATAAGACTTTATTCTCAAAAAGACATAGATCATATAAAATATCTTTTAACTCTTACTAGAGAGCTTGGAGTAAATTTAGCTGGTGTTGATATTATTTTACAATTAAATAGAAGAATTGAAGAGTTAGAAAAAGATGTACATATTTTTAAAAGTAAAATAAAAAGCATAAACTCTCTTTCTGTTGTTCCTGACACGAAAGCTTTAGTTGTACAAAAATCATCTTTTGATATGGTTATTGTTAAAAAATAA
- a CDS encoding DnaJ C-terminal domain-containing protein yields MAKSLYETLEVNENASADEIKKAYRKLARKYHPDVNKDPSAEDKFKEINAAYEVLSNPEKKQQYDQYGDSMFGGQNFQDFARSQGSNVDLDEILRQMFGQSGGFSRSGFSQGGFSGFGGFSEPDLDTNAQITIPFDVSIVGGKQHITLNSDSFDVKIPEGIENGQKIRAKGKGKSYQGQRGDLILKINVSQSPEYTRDGDTLTKYFDLPLKTALFGGKVEVKTIHKDITLKVPQNTKQNQKFRVKELGVLNRKSGVKGDLYLKANIILPKLENLDEELVKMMEAKLPEK; encoded by the coding sequence ATGGCAAAAAGTTTATATGAAACATTAGAAGTAAATGAAAATGCAAGTGCAGATGAAATAAAAAAAGCATATAGAAAACTAGCAAGAAAATATCATCCGGATGTAAATAAAGACCCAAGTGCAGAAGATAAATTCAAAGAAATCAATGCTGCATACGAAGTTTTAAGTAATCCAGAAAAAAAACAACAATATGATCAATATGGTGATTCTATGTTTGGTGGTCAAAATTTCCAAGATTTTGCAAGATCACAAGGTTCAAATGTAGATTTAGATGAAATCTTACGACAAATGTTTGGTCAATCAGGTGGATTTAGTAGATCTGGTTTTTCTCAAGGAGGATTTAGTGGATTTGGAGGGTTTAGTGAACCTGACTTAGATACAAATGCTCAAATTACTATTCCATTTGATGTTTCTATTGTTGGTGGAAAACAACACATCACTTTAAATAGTGATTCTTTTGATGTAAAAATTCCTGAAGGAATTGAAAATGGACAAAAAATCAGAGCAAAAGGAAAAGGAAAATCATATCAAGGACAAAGAGGTGATTTGATTTTAAAAATCAATGTTTCACAAAGCCCAGAATATACAAGAGATGGTGATACATTAACAAAATATTTTGATTTACCTTTAAAAACTGCGTTATTTGGTGGAAAAGTTGAAGTTAAAACTATTCACAAAGATATTACATTAAAAGTTCCACAAAATACAAAACAAAATCAAAAATTTAGAGTAAAAGAATTAGGTGTTCTAAATAGAAAAAGTGGTGTAAAAGGTGATTTATATTTAAAAGCAAATATTATTTTACCAAAACTTGAGAATTTAGATGAGGAATTAGTAAAAATGATGGAAGCTAAGCTTCCTGAAAAATAA
- a CDS encoding ATP-binding protein yields the protein MKLDTNKFDIICNTVDNGIILINKNLEVQFWNKWLEIRTGISSNEIINKNLMQFYPNIDEKKLVRKITTALKLNSSTFYTPQISKFLVNIELGKVTDKVFDNMQQSITITPLDVKNELVIIYIYDVTMLSEINFKLKEIKEKVEEKNEELKLLFDTTMEAIILFKDDKVVDCNKVAIDLFNYSSKYDLINKHFEELIHNKRVLEKASNKPIETTIFKEDKSTFKALINIKDTIIKSQTFKILTIVDISEIKRKETLLAEQSKLAAMGEMIGNIAHQWRQPLNIISITASSTKLKKEIGLLTDKILLDSLKLISDTTEHLSNTIDVFKDFLKEDKEKSLFNLTQNIQNNISLIETILNENKIRIDLDLDDEIYLYNFSNEFSQALINILHNASDAISSRLAQEELRLIKISTKQINDSIEITILDNAGGIDKNIIDKIFEPYFTTKHKFQGTGLGLYMTHKIIKMSMKGEIFVSNEEFIYENEKYIGAQFKIILSSNT from the coding sequence TTGAAATTAGACACTAACAAATTTGACATTATTTGTAATACAGTTGATAATGGAATTATTTTAATAAATAAAAACTTAGAAGTACAATTTTGGAATAAATGGCTTGAAATTAGAACAGGTATCTCATCAAATGAAATTATAAATAAGAATTTAATGCAATTTTATCCAAACATTGATGAAAAAAAATTAGTAAGAAAGATTACTACAGCATTAAAATTAAACTCATCTACATTTTATACTCCACAAATTAGTAAATTTTTAGTAAATATTGAATTAGGAAAAGTTACAGATAAAGTTTTTGATAATATGCAACAAAGTATTACAATCACACCATTAGATGTAAAAAATGAACTTGTAATTATCTATATTTATGATGTTACTATGCTTTCAGAAATTAATTTTAAATTAAAAGAAATAAAAGAAAAAGTTGAAGAAAAAAACGAAGAATTAAAACTACTTTTTGATACAACGATGGAAGCTATTATTTTATTTAAAGATGATAAAGTAGTTGATTGTAATAAAGTTGCAATAGATTTATTTAATTACTCATCAAAATATGATTTAATTAATAAACATTTTGAAGAACTTATTCATAATAAAAGGGTTTTAGAAAAAGCTAGTAATAAACCAATTGAAACGACTATTTTCAAAGAAGACAAATCTACATTTAAAGCATTGATAAACATCAAAGATACTATTATAAAATCTCAAACTTTTAAAATTTTAACAATAGTTGATATTAGTGAAATAAAAAGAAAAGAGACTCTTTTAGCAGAACAATCAAAACTTGCAGCAATGGGAGAAATGATAGGAAATATTGCGCACCAATGGAGACAACCATTAAATATAATTTCAATTACTGCTTCAAGTACAAAACTAAAAAAAGAGATTGGTTTATTAACTGATAAAATATTATTAGATTCTTTAAAACTAATTTCTGATACAACTGAACATTTATCTAATACAATTGATGTATTCAAAGATTTTCTAAAAGAAGACAAAGAAAAATCTTTATTCAACTTAACTCAAAATATTCAAAATAATATTTCATTAATTGAAACTATTTTAAATGAAAATAAAATCAGAATTGATTTAGATTTGGATGATGAAATATATTTATATAATTTTTCAAATGAATTTAGTCAAGCATTAATTAATATTTTACATAATGCAAGTGATGCAATAAGTTCAAGATTAGCGCAAGAAGAACTAAGACTAATTAAAATCTCAACTAAACAAATAAATGATAGTATTGAAATTACAATACTTGATAATGCAGGTGGCATAGATAAAAACATTATCGATAAAATTTTTGAACCATATTTTACTACAAAACATAAATTTCAAGGTACAGGTTTAGGACTTTATATGACTCATAAAATAATAAAAATGAGTATGAAAGGTGAAATTTTCGTTTCTAATGAAGAATTTATTTATGAAAATGAAAAATATATTGGAGCTCAATTTAAAATTATTTTATCAAGTAATACTTGA